One Primulina huaijiensis isolate GDHJ02 chromosome 5, ASM1229523v2, whole genome shotgun sequence DNA segment encodes these proteins:
- the LOC140976758 gene encoding probable serine/threonine-protein kinase PBL25 produces MSCSCFPCFRTNEESHAEDNLPVPQAKNVTTHLSPPHVHSSMQAPSVETGNKPDATPTENGDNTAKTFTFRELAIATKNFRQECLLGEGGFGRIFRATLQSSGQVVALRQLYRSGTLGSKEFQVEVLMLSLLQHPNLVSLIGYCADGEQRLLVYEYMPAGSLKNFLFDLPPNKKPFNWSTRMKIALGIAQGLEYLHEKANPPIIYRDLKASIILLDEMNNPRLSEYGLAKLMQSGNKMHVSPRVMATYGYCAPEYERHGELTSKSDVYSFGVILLELITGRKALDTNRPTDEQNIVSWAQPIFRDPKMFPKMADPLLKKEFPITSVNQAVGIASMCLHDEPSVRPLITDVVAALSFLATAPPETPVLARLMSILSSRVETPSQHGVSYSFNHTNVFFNKRNDSSDSDEDDEDLKNTKVQQARMKRIQRANRNVNTKIHANGVQDPTEVAEIAETAVFTREMIASDSA; encoded by the exons CTCAAGCGAAAAATGTCACTACTCATTTATCACCTCCTCATG TGCATAGTAGTATGCAAGCTCCATCGGTCGAAACCGGTAATAAACCAGATGCTACACCAACAGAAAATGGAGACAACACTGCAAAAACTTTCACTTTTCGCGAACTTGCTATCGCGACAAAGAACTTTCGACAGGAATGTTTGTTAGGTGAGGGTGGATTTGGAAGAATATTTAGAGCCACACTTCAATCAAGTGGACAG GTTGTGGCTCTAAGGCAACTATACAGGAGTGGAACACTAGGGAGCAAGGAGTTCCAAGTTGAAGTTTTGATGTTGAGTCTGCTTCAACACCCGAATCTGGTCAGTTTGATAGGATATTGCGCAGATGGAGAACAACGGCTTTTAGTGTATGAATACATGCCCGCAGGATCTCTGAAAAACTTTCTATTTG ATCTTCCACCTAATAAAAAGCCATTCAATTGGTCTACAAGGATGAAAATAGCGTTGGGGATCGCTCAAGGGCTCGAGTACTTGCACGAAAAGGCCAATCCTCCTATCATATACCGAGACTTGAAAGCTTCAATTATCTTGCTTGATGAGATGAACAATCCCAGGCTGTCGGAATATGGGCTTGCAAAGCTCATGCAGAGTGGCAATAAGATGCATGTATCGCCTAGAGTCATGGCAACATATGGCTATTGTGCACCCGAATATGAAAGGCATGGTGAGCTGACATCCAAGTCAGATGTGTACAGTTTTGGGGTCATTTTGCTTGAGCTCATCACAGGGCGAAAAGCCTTAGACACGAATCGCCCAACAGACGAGCAAAATATAGTTAGTTGG GCACAACCGATTTTTCGAGACCCGAAAATGTTCCCCAAAATGGCGGATCCGCTACTTAAAAAGGAATTTCCAATTACAAGCGTAAACCAAGCAGTGGGAATCGCATCAATGTGCTTGCACGATGAACCATCAGTCCGTCCCTTGATCACAGATGTCGTGGCCGCACTTAGTTTCCTTGCAACAGCTCCTCCTGAAACGCCAGTCCTTGCTCGTCTTATGTCTATACTATCATCAAGAGTGGAAACTCCTAGCCAACATGGAGTTAGTTATTCTTTTAACCACACAAACGTgtttttcaacaaaagaaaTGATAGTTCAGATAGCGATGAGGATGATGAAGACCTAAAGAACACAAAAGTTCAACAAGCTCGGATGAAGAGGATTCAAAGAGCAAATCGAAACGTAAACACAAAGATTCATGCAAACGGAGTTCAAGATCCAACAGAAGTAGCAGAAATAGCCGAAACAGCAGTATTTACTCGCGAGATGATAGCCTCGGATTCGGCATGA